A genome region from Pseudanabaena sp. Chao 1811 includes the following:
- the sir gene encoding sulfite reductase, ferredoxin dependent produces the protein MTNNLINAGKVSKVEVLKQKSDFLRGPINTELNDGNPFFSQDGIQILKFHGSYQQKDRDLEKAKAKGEEAQYSMMLRTRSPGGFIPWQLYVALDKLSDRYGNHTLRATTRQGFQLHGILKEDLKAVIVDITKNMGSTVGACGDINRNVMAPPAPFKNKPEYDYAREYAVKLADLLAPQAGAYYDIWLDGEVAVTASEAPEVTEARKRQGAGTAKTNISDIEPIYGTQYLPRKFKIAIAVAGDNSVDLYTNDLSLVVITNAANELEGFNVYVGGGLGRAHNNDATIVRIADSIGFVPVAKVYDLVKAIVALQRDYGDRHNRRHSRFKYILEEWGVEKFKHVLLEYYPTALAPARELPPFTYQDYLGWHEQGDGKYFVGVSIESGRVLDREGLQLKTALREISEKFHHDFVLTPNQNLLITEIAADEKEEIQKILDRCGILAPDQIDTLVRYSMACPAFPTCGLAIAESERALPDILARIRKLLVRLGLEDETFVTRITGCPNGCARPYMAELAFVGSAVDEYQVWLGGSFNSTRLAQPFVQRLHINNLEKGLEPLFFYFKKDRAEGESFGDFCDRKGIEDLRQFAETYVSELPEEKAKGKRRDVRHRVTLSAKSFELLKKAVEEQGSSMKDIVEAALEKYLA, from the coding sequence ATGACAAACAATCTGATCAATGCTGGAAAAGTATCTAAGGTTGAAGTCCTTAAACAAAAAAGTGATTTTTTGCGGGGACCAATCAATACAGAATTAAATGATGGCAACCCGTTTTTCAGTCAGGATGGGATTCAAATCTTAAAGTTTCATGGTTCTTATCAACAAAAAGATCGGGATTTAGAGAAAGCAAAGGCAAAAGGGGAAGAAGCCCAATACAGCATGATGTTGCGGACTCGTAGTCCTGGAGGATTTATTCCTTGGCAGTTGTACGTCGCTTTGGATAAATTAAGCGATCGCTATGGCAATCACACTTTACGCGCCACGACTAGACAGGGCTTCCAGCTTCACGGAATTCTCAAGGAAGATCTCAAAGCGGTGATCGTTGATATCACTAAGAATATGGGATCAACCGTAGGAGCTTGCGGTGACATTAACCGTAACGTAATGGCTCCACCTGCCCCATTTAAAAATAAGCCTGAATATGATTATGCGCGGGAATATGCAGTTAAGCTCGCCGATTTGTTAGCACCACAGGCAGGAGCCTATTACGATATTTGGCTTGATGGTGAAGTGGCGGTAACAGCATCGGAAGCGCCAGAGGTAACTGAAGCAAGAAAGCGTCAAGGTGCAGGAACCGCAAAAACTAATATCAGCGATATTGAGCCAATCTATGGCACACAGTATTTACCCCGCAAATTTAAAATTGCGATCGCTGTCGCTGGTGATAACTCCGTTGATCTCTATACCAATGATTTGTCGTTGGTGGTAATTACCAATGCGGCTAATGAGTTAGAAGGCTTTAATGTCTATGTTGGTGGTGGTTTAGGTCGCGCCCATAATAATGATGCGACGATTGTGCGGATTGCTGACAGCATTGGTTTTGTCCCTGTGGCAAAGGTTTACGATCTGGTGAAAGCGATTGTTGCTTTGCAACGTGACTATGGCGATCGCCACAACCGTCGTCACTCCCGCTTCAAATATATTTTGGAAGAATGGGGCGTGGAGAAGTTTAAACATGTTTTGTTGGAATATTACCCCACAGCTTTAGCTCCTGCCCGTGAACTGCCTCCTTTCACATATCAAGATTATCTGGGCTGGCATGAGCAGGGAGATGGCAAGTATTTTGTTGGTGTCTCCATTGAGAGTGGTCGGGTACTCGATCGCGAAGGTTTGCAACTAAAAACAGCCTTGCGCGAAATTAGCGAGAAATTTCACCATGATTTTGTCTTGACCCCCAATCAGAATTTACTGATTACCGAAATTGCTGCCGATGAAAAAGAAGAAATCCAGAAAATTCTTGATCGCTGCGGTATTTTAGCCCCTGACCAGATCGATACCTTGGTGCGTTACTCGATGGCTTGCCCTGCTTTCCCAACTTGTGGGTTAGCGATCGCGGAGTCAGAACGCGCTTTGCCTGATATTTTGGCAAGGATTCGTAAATTGTTGGTGCGTTTAGGTTTGGAAGATGAAACCTTTGTTACTCGCATCACAGGTTGTCCCAATGGTTGCGCCCGACCCTATATGGCGGAACTTGCCTTTGTTGGTAGTGCTGTTGATGAATATCAGGTTTGGTTAGGTGGTAGTTTTAATTCCACTCGTTTAGCTCAGCCCTTTGTGCAGCGCCTCCATATTAATAATTTGGAAAAAGGTTTAGAACCTCTATTTTTCTATTTCAAGAAGGATCGCGCAGAAGGCGAAAGCTTTGGTGATTTTTGCGATCGCAAAGGCATCGAGGATCTTCGCCAGTTTGCAGAAACCTATGTGTCGGAACTGCCCGAAGAAAAAGCTAAAGGTAAGCGCCGAGATGTTCGCCATCGCGTCACTCTTTCTGCTAAGTCCTTTGAGCTTCTCAAGAAAGCAGTCGAAGAACAAGGTTCATCGATGAAGGATATTGTGGAAGCAGCTTTGGAGAAATATTTGGCTTAA
- the ctpC gene encoding carboxyl-terminal processing protease CtpC encodes MAKGGLVLGTTAALAAAVAVVGFQLANPSIAAFRDSPKEIVDEAWQLINREYVDGSFNKVDWRQVRRQYVENRDYSSKAEAYRSVREMLKLLDDPYTRFMDPEQFKSMQIDTSGELTGVGIQLGMDDATKQLTVVAPIEDSPAARAGVLTKDIITSIANKSTDGMDINQAVALIRGPAGTKVKLGIKRGDRQFDIELERAKIEIHPVKAELRDTNIGKVGYISLRQFNANAASDMRKAIQDHISKGAVGFVLDLRSNPGGLLYSSAEIARMWLDNATIVSTIDRKGENERLTANRQSLTNKPLVVLVDGGSASASEILSGALQDNKRAVIVGTKTFGKGLVQSVHSLSDGSGMAVTIAKYYTPSGRDINHMGIVPDRIVELTKEDLEKLNKNRDLVGTTADPQFAKAIDILSSELKNVSSR; translated from the coding sequence ATGGCAAAAGGCGGACTTGTACTTGGTACAACAGCAGCATTAGCGGCGGCTGTCGCAGTTGTTGGTTTTCAGCTAGCAAATCCTAGCATCGCCGCATTTCGGGATAGCCCCAAAGAAATCGTTGACGAAGCTTGGCAGCTTATTAATCGGGAATATGTCGATGGCTCTTTTAATAAAGTAGACTGGCGGCAAGTTAGACGGCAGTATGTCGAAAATCGTGACTACTCATCCAAGGCTGAAGCCTATCGCTCAGTTAGGGAAATGCTCAAACTACTTGATGATCCATACACACGCTTTATGGATCCTGAACAATTTAAGAGTATGCAAATCGACACTTCGGGGGAACTTACAGGGGTCGGTATTCAACTTGGTATGGATGATGCAACTAAGCAACTAACAGTTGTTGCACCCATCGAAGATTCGCCCGCAGCTCGGGCTGGGGTTTTGACTAAGGACATCATTACTTCGATCGCCAATAAATCCACAGATGGCATGGATATTAATCAAGCCGTGGCACTAATTCGTGGACCTGCTGGCACAAAGGTTAAGTTGGGGATCAAACGTGGCGATCGCCAATTTGACATTGAGCTAGAAAGAGCTAAGATTGAAATTCACCCAGTCAAGGCGGAATTGCGCGATACCAATATTGGTAAAGTGGGCTATATCAGCCTGCGTCAGTTTAATGCAAATGCAGCAAGTGATATGCGTAAGGCAATCCAAGATCATATCAGTAAAGGTGCAGTGGGCTTTGTCCTAGATTTACGCTCTAATCCCGGAGGTTTGCTCTATTCCAGCGCAGAAATTGCCAGAATGTGGCTTGATAATGCCACCATTGTTTCGACCATTGATCGCAAGGGCGAAAATGAGCGTCTTACTGCTAATCGCCAATCTCTGACCAATAAGCCATTAGTTGTTTTGGTTGATGGCGGTTCCGCCAGTGCCAGCGAAATCTTGTCTGGGGCTTTGCAAGATAACAAACGGGCAGTCATTGTCGGTACGAAAACCTTTGGTAAAGGTTTAGTACAGTCGGTACATTCCTTGAGCGATGGCTCAGGCATGGCGGTAACGATCGCGAAATACTACACTCCTAGTGGTCGCGATATTAACCACATGGGCATTGTGCCTGATCGTATAGTTGAGTTGACTAAGGAAGATCTCGAAAAACTCAATAAAAATCGTGATCTTGTCGGAACGACTGCTGATCCACAATTTGCCAAGGCGATCGACATCCTCTCTAGCGAACTGAAAAATGTAAGCTCTCGTTAA
- a CDS encoding aminotransferase class I/II-fold pyridoxal phosphate-dependent enzyme: protein MNQHSVPLLEAARRYLDIDHAPFYMPGHKRGQGIDREFVDLLGETFFRLDLPEMPDLEEPVAEAEELAAAAYGSDHAWFLTNGSTCGVQAMLLANCQAGDKILIARNCHKSAFAGMILTGAVPIYLPTEYLSEFDLDLGVSPATLEAFLQQHPDAKAVLVVSPNYFGVCGEIEQLVAIAHAYNVPLLVDAAHGAHLGFHPDLPISALQAGADLVVQSTHKVAGSLTQSSILHLQGDRIAPEQVDRALQVLRSSSPNLLLLISLDVARRQMAIQGKGLLSETLRLAKEARSLLLQVSGLRTFDHIEVPTLDPTRLTLLVDQLGITGFEADIWLHSQLDVMAEMPTLNQLVFILSLGNTQADIDRLIFAFKQIAQDTQGKRNKKQEKLSPITNYQLPITNYQSNLSPREAYFAKSDRLPLEKAIGRISAESLCPYPPGIPLICIGEEITAEVVEMLQCILRSGGIINGASDESLETILVVKT from the coding sequence ATGAATCAGCATTCAGTTCCATTACTAGAAGCGGCGCGGCGATATCTTGATATCGATCACGCGCCGTTTTATATGCCCGGTCACAAGCGTGGTCAAGGCATCGATCGCGAATTTGTAGATCTACTTGGCGAAACTTTTTTTCGACTCGATTTACCTGAAATGCCCGATCTCGAAGAGCCTGTTGCTGAAGCTGAGGAATTAGCCGCAGCAGCCTATGGTAGCGATCACGCATGGTTTTTAACAAATGGCTCCACCTGCGGGGTACAGGCAATGTTACTGGCTAACTGCCAAGCAGGTGACAAAATCTTGATTGCCCGTAATTGCCATAAATCAGCCTTTGCAGGCATGATCTTAACGGGAGCAGTTCCCATCTATTTACCCACTGAATATTTATCAGAATTCGATTTGGACTTGGGTGTTAGTCCTGCTACCCTCGAAGCATTTTTACAGCAACATCCCGATGCTAAAGCCGTACTAGTCGTCAGCCCCAATTATTTTGGAGTCTGTGGCGAAATTGAGCAGCTTGTAGCGATCGCCCATGCCTATAACGTGCCTCTATTAGTCGATGCTGCCCACGGCGCACATTTAGGCTTTCATCCAGATTTACCAATTTCCGCATTACAGGCAGGAGCCGATCTGGTGGTGCAATCCACTCATAAGGTCGCAGGTAGCCTCACCCAATCTTCAATTTTGCACTTACAAGGTGATCGCATTGCTCCCGAACAGGTTGATCGTGCTTTACAAGTACTGCGATCCAGCAGTCCAAATCTGTTATTACTAATCTCTCTAGATGTCGCACGGCGACAAATGGCGATTCAAGGCAAAGGGTTATTAAGTGAGACCTTACGCCTAGCCAAAGAAGCGCGATCGCTTCTGCTGCAAGTTTCTGGTCTACGAACCTTCGATCACATAGAAGTTCCCACTCTCGATCCCACTCGCTTAACACTTTTAGTTGATCAATTGGGAATTACAGGATTTGAAGCTGATATCTGGTTACATTCTCAACTGGATGTTATGGCAGAAATGCCCACTCTTAATCAATTAGTATTCATTCTTAGCCTTGGCAATACTCAAGCAGATATTGATCGCTTAATTTTTGCGTTTAAACAAATCGCTCAGGACACTCAGGGCAAAAGAAACAAGAAACAAGAAAAATTAAGTCCAATTACTAATTACCAATTACCAATCACCAATTACCAATCTAACCTAAGTCCTCGTGAAGCCTATTTTGCGAAAAGCGATCGCCTACCCCTAGAGAAAGCGATCGGACGCATTAGTGCGGAATCTCTCTGTCCCTATCCCCCGGGAATTCCCTTAATTTGTATAGGCGAGGAAATTACAGCCGAAGTGGTGGAGATGTTGCAATGTATTTTGCGATCAGGCGGCATCATCAATGGTGCGAGTGATGAAAGCCTAGAAACTATTCTTGTTGTTAAAACATAA
- a CDS encoding ammonium transporter: protein MLVYKTNQRRGLKSSVNWTACIPLAAIIGVFWVYAATAQTAATPTPEPLTAEKVKESVDALKVGLDTLWVVVAAFLVFFMNAGFALVESGFCRRKNTVNILTKNLIVFAIATIAYWAVGFGFMYGDSGGNLFIGLKGFFLSGADNSPATLDAYKGDFPGLNWTGVPLEAKFLFQLVFAATAATIVSGAVAERIKFLAFMLFSFILVAVSYPITGHWIWGGGWLSKVGFYDFAGSTVVHSSGGWAALVGAALLGSRFGRYGEDGKNRAIPGHSMSLATLGCLILWLGWFGFNPGSTMTADGRLIAHIALTTNMGASAGGIAATIVAWLYLGKPDLSMIVNGILAGLVSVTAPCAWITLPSAIIIGAIGGTIVVFAVGFFDKLKIDDPVGATSVHLVCGIWGTISVGLFAVGQKTDIGGGYILQAGAGPKAGLFFGGGFDQLLYQLLGVVSVGGFTVAFSFIAWYVISLITGGIRVETEEEFKGLDISEHGMEAYSGFVKESE from the coding sequence GTGTTGGTTTATAAAACAAATCAAAGAAGGGGACTTAAAAGTTCAGTCAATTGGACTGCTTGTATTCCCCTTGCAGCAATTATCGGTGTTTTTTGGGTGTATGCAGCTACGGCTCAAACTGCCGCTACACCTACTCCTGAACCTTTAACTGCTGAGAAAGTTAAGGAAAGTGTCGATGCTCTCAAAGTTGGATTGGATACTCTTTGGGTAGTAGTTGCAGCTTTCCTCGTCTTTTTTATGAATGCTGGGTTTGCTTTGGTTGAGTCTGGATTTTGTCGTCGCAAAAATACGGTCAACATTCTCACCAAAAATTTAATTGTATTTGCGATCGCTACCATTGCTTACTGGGCAGTTGGTTTTGGCTTTATGTATGGTGACAGTGGTGGCAATCTCTTTATTGGTCTGAAAGGATTTTTCTTAAGTGGTGCTGACAATAGTCCTGCAACCCTTGATGCTTATAAAGGTGATTTCCCCGGACTTAACTGGACAGGTGTACCACTAGAAGCGAAGTTTTTATTCCAGTTGGTGTTTGCTGCAACCGCCGCAACCATTGTCTCAGGTGCAGTAGCTGAGCGGATTAAGTTCCTTGCCTTCATGCTCTTTAGCTTTATTTTAGTTGCTGTGTCCTATCCCATCACAGGACATTGGATTTGGGGCGGAGGATGGCTATCCAAAGTTGGTTTTTATGATTTTGCTGGTTCGACAGTAGTTCATTCTTCGGGCGGCTGGGCAGCACTTGTTGGTGCTGCATTACTTGGCTCACGTTTTGGCAGATATGGTGAAGATGGCAAAAACCGTGCTATCCCTGGACATAGTATGAGTCTGGCAACTCTAGGATGTTTAATTCTTTGGTTAGGGTGGTTTGGGTTTAACCCCGGTTCAACTATGACGGCTGATGGTCGCTTAATTGCCCATATTGCCTTGACCACCAATATGGGTGCTTCCGCAGGTGGGATCGCAGCAACAATTGTGGCTTGGTTATATCTTGGTAAGCCTGACCTATCTATGATCGTTAACGGTATTTTGGCTGGATTAGTCTCTGTAACTGCTCCTTGTGCTTGGATTACTTTACCTAGTGCGATCATTATTGGCGCGATTGGTGGAACTATTGTGGTGTTTGCAGTTGGATTCTTCGATAAACTCAAGATTGATGATCCTGTAGGTGCGACTTCAGTTCACTTAGTTTGCGGTATCTGGGGGACTATCTCGGTTGGTCTATTTGCAGTTGGTCAAAAAACAGACATTGGTGGCGGTTACATTCTCCAAGCTGGAGCAGGGCCTAAAGCTGGCTTATTCTTCGGTGGTGGCTTTGATCAACTTCTATATCAGCTACTAGGAGTTGTCTCTGTTGGTGGTTTTACCGTTGCATTTAGTTTCATTGCTTGGTATGTAATTTCCTTGATTACAGGCGGTATTCGAGTAGAAACAGAAGAAGAATTCAAGGGACTTGATATATCTGAACATGGCATGGAAGCTTATTCTGGTTTTGTAAAAGAAAGCGAATAA
- a CDS encoding CsbD family protein translates to MISQIYRSLLTIGCILFLSSVIVFGLPVNKGWAANSFTPIASIERVKAGVKDLEGKTQEAIGNVTGNAKNQVMGKAKQAEADVRNAAEDVKDNVKLPERVKAGARDLEGNTQEAIGKVTGDRQDQIVGKGKQVESKTRNLLEDAKDKVQELFK, encoded by the coding sequence ATGATTTCACAAATTTACAGATCTTTATTAACTATCGGCTGCATTTTATTCTTATCGTCTGTCATTGTCTTTGGGCTACCTGTTAATAAAGGTTGGGCAGCAAATTCATTTACTCCGATCGCATCGATAGAGAGAGTAAAGGCAGGGGTAAAAGATCTTGAAGGTAAAACTCAAGAAGCGATCGGCAATGTCACTGGTAATGCTAAAAATCAAGTCATGGGCAAAGCTAAACAAGCGGAAGCAGATGTTCGCAATGCGGCTGAAGATGTTAAAGACAATGTGAAACTGCCAGAACGAGTAAAGGCTGGTGCGCGAGATCTTGAAGGCAATACTCAAGAAGCGATCGGTAAGGTGACAGGCGATCGCCAAGATCAAATTGTTGGCAAAGGTAAGCAAGTGGAATCTAAGACTCGCAACTTACTAGAAGATGCGAAAGATAAAGTCCAAGAATTGTTTAAATAA
- a CDS encoding GlsB/YeaQ/YmgE family stress response membrane protein, with product MSFIWFILIGLTAGWLAGQLVKGGGFGLIGDIIVGVIGALLGGFLFSALGLSSGGGLLGSLIVATIGAVVLLFGLRLIKSA from the coding sequence ATGAGTTTTATTTGGTTTATTTTGATTGGTTTAACTGCTGGCTGGCTAGCGGGTCAACTGGTTAAAGGTGGCGGCTTTGGGCTAATTGGAGACATCATTGTTGGCGTAATTGGCGCATTGCTTGGTGGATTTCTCTTTAGTGCTTTGGGTTTATCTAGTGGGGGTGGATTACTTGGCAGTTTGATTGTCGCCACCATTGGTGCAGTTGTGCTGTTATTTGGTTTACGCCTGATCAAGTCAGCTTAA
- a CDS encoding ammonium transporter, whose translation MLKPSPIVAGDTAFMLVAAALVLLMTPGLAFFYGGLVRTRNVLNTMMMSLLLMAVVGVTWVLWGYSLAFDVTAEVAKGTFGQGLEKFIGGIDWVFLNGVKFDAPDPIGYAGTIPHAVFMVYQMMFAIITPALISGAIVERMSFKAYFWFILLWSTLVYSPLAHMVWGRGFLQELGALDFAGGTVVHISSGVAAVVAVLVVGSRKDFATRPHTPHNVPYVLLGIGLLWFGWFGFNAGSALAAGPLAAVAFVSTTVSTSSGGLTWLLVEWILRGKPTAVGIASGFLAGLVGITPAAGFVTPIGAILIGSITSVCCFIAVSLRAKFKFDDSLDTFSVHGVGGTVGAMLTGVFATKAAFGGEAGLGLLDGNPGLIWKQFEGVAVTYIFAAIATFIILQVLKLFMELRVAPSIEEQGIDLPVHGEEGYGSDFGSGVFASSKSSED comes from the coding sequence TTGCTTAAACCTTCACCAATCGTTGCTGGCGATACTGCATTTATGCTGGTAGCTGCTGCGCTGGTTTTGTTGATGACTCCAGGGTTAGCATTTTTCTATGGAGGTTTAGTCAGAACCCGAAATGTGCTGAACACGATGATGATGAGTTTATTGCTCATGGCAGTTGTCGGTGTTACTTGGGTGTTATGGGGATATAGCCTCGCCTTTGATGTAACTGCTGAAGTGGCTAAGGGTACTTTTGGACAAGGGCTAGAAAAGTTTATTGGTGGAATTGATTGGGTATTTCTCAATGGGGTTAAGTTTGATGCTCCCGATCCTATTGGTTATGCAGGTACGATCCCCCATGCTGTGTTCATGGTTTACCAAATGATGTTTGCGATCATTACACCTGCATTAATTTCGGGTGCGATCGTTGAACGGATGAGCTTCAAGGCTTATTTTTGGTTTATTCTGCTCTGGTCAACTTTGGTTTACTCACCTCTTGCCCATATGGTCTGGGGACGTGGCTTTCTGCAAGAACTTGGAGCTTTAGACTTTGCTGGCGGAACAGTTGTTCATATCAGTTCTGGTGTTGCTGCTGTAGTAGCTGTTTTAGTAGTTGGCTCTCGTAAAGACTTTGCAACTAGACCACATACTCCCCACAATGTGCCATATGTACTTTTAGGAATTGGCTTACTTTGGTTCGGATGGTTTGGTTTTAATGCTGGTAGCGCTCTGGCGGCTGGACCACTCGCAGCTGTTGCATTTGTGTCAACTACTGTCTCCACTTCATCTGGTGGACTCACATGGCTATTAGTTGAATGGATATTACGTGGTAAGCCAACGGCAGTCGGTATTGCTAGCGGATTTTTAGCTGGATTAGTTGGAATTACGCCTGCGGCAGGCTTTGTAACTCCCATTGGTGCAATTCTAATTGGCTCGATTACATCTGTGTGCTGTTTTATTGCTGTGAGTTTACGTGCCAAATTCAAGTTTGATGATTCGCTTGATACTTTCTCTGTGCATGGTGTTGGTGGAACTGTTGGCGCTATGTTAACGGGTGTATTTGCAACAAAAGCTGCTTTTGGCGGAGAAGCTGGTCTTGGACTTTTAGATGGCAATCCTGGTTTAATTTGGAAGCAATTTGAAGGTGTTGCTGTTACCTATATATTTGCAGCGATCGCCACATTTATTATTCTTCAAGTCTTAAAACTATTTATGGAATTAAGAGTAGCACCTTCGATCGAAGAGCAGGGTATCGATTTACCTGTGCATGGTGAAGAAGGTTATGGTAGTGACTTTGGTTCTGGCGTATTTGCTAGCTCAAAGTCCTCTGAAGACTAA
- a CDS encoding CsbD family protein, translated as MSLQERAKAAAKDLEGKVEEAVGNVTGDTGKQVEGQAKQAEARVRNTAEDVKDKAKDVANDIKKKAKDAID; from the coding sequence ATGAGTTTACAAGAACGTGCTAAAGCTGCTGCTAAGGATCTTGAAGGTAAGGTCGAAGAGGCAGTAGGTAATGTCACAGGAGACACTGGTAAACAGGTTGAAGGTCAAGCTAAGCAAGCTGAAGCCCGTGTTCGCAATACTGCTGAAGATGTAAAAGACAAGGCTAAAGATGTGGCTAACGATATCAAGAAAAAAGCTAAAGATGCTATCGATTAA
- a CDS encoding Uma2 family endonuclease, which translates to MLVQTKHFTIAEYHQMIELGILQPSDRIELIRGELLSMAAKGTKHVVCCSNLNRLLNKLVDQQAIIRCQDPIFLPPDSEPEPDFAIVRDRADDYLTGHPLPEDILLIIEIADSTLKYDREVKGLLYAEAGIPHYWIFNLIDYHLEVYREPYRDAKGQGNYAQREYLLPHQAIALPNIANSIIELNKVFPTISKL; encoded by the coding sequence ATGCTAGTTCAAACCAAGCACTTTACGATCGCCGAATACCACCAGATGATCGAACTAGGGATATTACAGCCAAGCGATCGCATTGAATTAATTAGAGGAGAACTGCTATCGATGGCAGCAAAAGGCACTAAACACGTAGTCTGTTGCAGTAACTTAAATCGTTTGCTTAACAAATTAGTTGATCAGCAAGCGATCATCCGTTGCCAAGATCCCATTTTTTTGCCACCCGACAGTGAACCCGAACCAGACTTTGCAATTGTCCGCGATCGCGCCGATGATTACCTAACAGGACATCCATTACCCGAAGACATTCTATTAATCATTGAAATTGCCGACTCCACCCTCAAATATGATCGTGAGGTCAAAGGATTACTCTATGCCGAAGCAGGGATTCCCCATTACTGGATATTCAATTTAATCGACTATCATCTAGAAGTTTATCGAGAACCCTATCGTGATGCTAAAGGGCAAGGCAATTACGCTCAAAGGGAATATCTATTACCCCATCAAGCGATCGCCTTACCCAATATTGCTAATAGCATCATTGAATTAAACAAAGTTTTCCCTACCATTTCAAAGTTGTAG
- a CDS encoding alpha-amylase encodes MSHQNGVMMQYFHWYLPDDGSLWNQVAEKAEDLAKAGITSLWLPPAYKGKSGGLDVGYGIYDLFDLGEFDQKGSIRTKYGTKDEYIQAIKVAHQAGLSIYADVVFNHKMGADRSEEVEATPMSMDDRNQAIGDYQTIQAWTHFTFEGRKGKYSEMEWHWWHFDAIDYNAYNEGEDAVYLLKGKSFDKNVDLEKGNFDYLMGCDLDIQNSEVQGELKYWGEWNYDLTNVDGFRFDAVKHVSAQFFQEWLEHMRNYAKRDLFAVGEYWSYEMEALHNFIDVTNGTVSLFDVPLHQNFHVASQSREDYDLSQIFENTLVQHQPSLAVTFVDNHDSQPLQSLESIVESWFKPLAYALILLRQEGYPCIFAADYYGAHYQDYGKDGNEYEIWIDSHQWLLDQFLSVRQNYAYGQQLDYFDHPNTIGWTRLGDDEHQGGMAVVLSNAEEGRKWMEIGQPNCTYIDITKQVEQPITTNDDGWAEFCCNGGSVSVWIRTTN; translated from the coding sequence ATGTCTCATCAAAACGGTGTCATGATGCAGTACTTTCACTGGTATCTGCCAGATGATGGTAGTCTGTGGAACCAAGTAGCAGAGAAGGCTGAAGACTTAGCCAAGGCTGGTATTACATCTCTATGGTTGCCCCCAGCCTACAAGGGGAAGTCAGGTGGTCTGGATGTGGGCTATGGCATTTATGATCTATTTGATCTGGGTGAGTTTGATCAAAAAGGCTCGATCAGAACGAAATATGGCACAAAAGATGAATACATTCAGGCGATTAAAGTGGCTCATCAAGCAGGGCTGAGTATTTATGCTGATGTGGTTTTTAATCACAAAATGGGAGCCGATCGCTCGGAAGAGGTAGAAGCCACACCGATGAGTATGGACGATCGCAATCAGGCGATCGGTGATTATCAAACCATTCAAGCTTGGACTCACTTTACGTTTGAAGGGCGTAAAGGCAAATATTCCGAAATGGAATGGCATTGGTGGCATTTTGATGCGATCGATTACAATGCTTACAATGAAGGAGAAGACGCAGTCTATTTACTCAAAGGCAAATCCTTTGACAAAAATGTTGATCTTGAGAAAGGTAATTTTGACTATTTGATGGGCTGTGACCTTGACATCCAGAACTCAGAAGTACAAGGCGAACTCAAGTATTGGGGAGAATGGAACTATGATCTGACCAATGTTGATGGCTTTCGCTTTGATGCAGTCAAACATGTTTCCGCACAGTTCTTTCAGGAATGGCTAGAACATATGCGTAACTATGCCAAGCGAGATCTATTTGCCGTGGGTGAGTATTGGTCCTATGAAATGGAAGCTTTGCATAATTTCATCGATGTTACCAATGGCACAGTTAGTCTATTTGATGTGCCTTTGCATCAAAATTTTCATGTGGCAAGTCAATCACGAGAAGACTACGACCTTAGCCAAATCTTTGAAAATACATTAGTTCAGCATCAACCATCTCTAGCAGTCACCTTTGTCGATAATCATGACTCCCAACCATTGCAGTCCTTAGAGTCAATTGTTGAGTCTTGGTTTAAACCTCTTGCCTATGCACTGATTTTGTTGCGCCAAGAGGGATATCCTTGCATTTTTGCAGCCGATTACTATGGCGCACATTATCAAGACTATGGCAAAGATGGAAATGAATATGAAATCTGGATTGATAGTCATCAATGGCTACTTGATCAGTTTCTATCAGTACGTCAAAACTATGCCTATGGTCAGCAGCTTGATTACTTTGATCATCCCAATACCATCGGCTGGACAAGACTAGGAGATGATGAGCATCAGGGAGGAATGGCAGTGGTATTAAGCAATGCTGAAGAAGGAAGAAAATGGATGGAAATTGGTCAGCCTAATTGCACCTATATCGATATCACCAAGCAGGTAGAGCAACCAATCACAACGAATGATGATGGCTGGGCAGAATTTTGTTGCAATGGTGGCTCTGTTTCAGTTTGGATTAGAACCACAAATTAG